The Amycolatopsis nigrescens CSC17Ta-90 genomic interval TCGCCACCCCGGTGCCGGGCGCCGACGAGCAGGCCGTCGCCGCGGTGCAGGCCGGGATCGAGGCAGGCAGGCTGACCGCCGAAGCCCGCCGTTACGCCCGCCTCTTCCAGGACTACGAACTGCTCTTCTGGAACACCCTCGCCGACGCTTGATCACGGCACGTTGAGGTTGGGGAGTGGGCCGAGGTGGCCGCGGGCGTGCAGGGCGAGGAAGGCGGTGACGACGTCCGGGTCGTACCGCGAGCCGCGGCCGGTCCGCAGTTCGCGCGCGGCGTCCTCCTCCGCCATGGCGGGCTGGTAGACGCGGTCGGCCAGCATCGCGGCCCAGGAGTCGCAGACGGCCACGATGCGCGCTTCGATCCGGATGCCGGTGCCGGCGATCCCGTCCGGGTAGCCGGTGCCGTCGAACCGTTCGTGGTGCTGCCGGACCACCTCGGCGACCTCGCCGAGCCCCGGCACCGAGCCGACCAGCGCGGCGCCGTGGCCGGGATGGCGGCGGACCAGCTCCCATTCCGGTTCGGACAGTGCGCCCGGTTTGGTCCAGACCCCGGCCGGGATCAGCGCCTTGCCCACGTCGTGCAGCCGGCCGGCCAGCTCCGCCCGCCGCGCGGCCGTCGGGTCGAGGCCGAGCGAACGGGCCACCTGCCCGGCCCAGCGCCCCACCGCCCGGCTGTGCTCGTGCCCGGACACCCACGAGTCCACCTCGTCGGCCAGCGCGACCAGGTCCAGTGACGGCTCCGGCAGCTCGCCGTGCTGCCCCTTCGCCGGCACGACCTGGTCGCGGCCGTGCGCCTTGGCCGCGTACAGCGCGCGGTCGGCGGCGGTGACCAGTTCGGCGGGAGTGCTGCCGTGCAACGGATAGCTCGCCGTGCCCAGCGAGATGGTGACGTCCAGCCAGGTGTCGCCGGAGACCACGATCGGCCGTTCGGCGACCTGGCGGCGCAGCCGTTCGGCGATCAGCGCCGGTTCGTCGCGGCCGATGTCGCGGATCAGCACGGCGAACTCCTCACCGCCGTAGCGGGCCAGCAGGTCGCTGTCGCGGGTTGCCTCCTTCAGCCGCTCCGCGATCTCGGTCAGCACCTTGTCGCCGGCCGGGTGGCCGTAGCGGTCGTTGACCGACTTGAAGCGGTCCACGTCCGCGATCAGCACGGCCAGCCCGCCGTGCGCGCGGTGCGCCCTGGTGACCTCCACGGCGAGCTGGTGCTCGAAATGGCGGCGGGTGCGCAGGCCGGTCAGCGCGTCGGTGATGGCGAGCCGGCGCTGTTCGCTGACCAGCCCGGCCAGCCGCGCGATGGTGAGCACGAACAGCACCGCGCAGGCGCAGGCGGCGACCGGGATGTCCGGGTAGGAACCGTTGGCGTACTGGATGAGCAGGACCGCGGGGGCGATCAGCGCGGCCGCGCAGAGCCCGGCGATCCGGCCGGGGCCCGGCGCGGGCGCGGCTTCTTCAGCCTGTTCGGCGATCTTGCCCATCGCCGGGTGCAGCGCGGCCGCACCGAGCGCCAGGTTGCCGGAAAGCCAGATCGCGTCCAGGAAGTTGCCCGCGCCGTAGGTGCCGTTGAGCTGCTGGAAGACATAGATGCTGTCCGCGGCGAGGAACGCGAGCAGGTTCGTGGACAGCAGGAAGAACGGCACCGGCCGCGGCCCGGTGCCGAGGATCAGCCGCAGGGCCACGGCGAACATGGCCAGGTCCATCATCGGATAGCCGACCGACACGATCTTCACCAGCGCGGGTGAGTCGGCCTGCGCCTGCGGCGCGATCAGGTAGAGCCAGGACAGCATCCCGGCGACCACCGCGAGCAGTGCGGCGTCGAGCAGCCCCGGCAGGTCGCGGCCAGGGGAGCGCAGCCGGATCAGCGCGACCAGGCCGGCCACCACCAGCGGGTAGTGCGACAGGTAGAGGACGTCGGCCGGAGCCGGGAAGGAGGTGTCGCCGAGTACGAAGTGCGAGACGTAGAAGCCGGTGTCGGCGGTCGAGTAGATCAGCTGGCTGGCGCCGAGCAGGATCCACGGCAGCGGCGCGGCGGGCCGGTTCCGCAGGCAGCCGTAGAGCACGGCGACCGCGGCCGAGATGCTCACCGCGCAGTACAGCCCGACCCGGACCGCGGCCGGCGCGCCGGCCGCGACGGTGACGTAGTACGCGGCCATGGTGAGCAGACCGCCGGCCAGGTAGCCGGACCACAGCCAGCGGCCGGACGCCGGCTTCCTGATCACGTTGTTCCCTTCTGGCGCTGCCCGGTGGGATGGAGAGGATCCCACCCGAGGGCTACAAGTTAGAAAGCCCCTCCCGGTGGTAGCCGAAGAGGGGTACTAGTTCACCCGAAGAGACGAGTTCGGAAGTGCTCCTGGCTCCTCCGCGGCAAAGAGTGCGTCGTCGGTAGTCGCGGCCGGTTGCGCGGGCCGCCCGCCGGTGCCGCTACCATCGGCCGGCGCCGGGCCTCGGCGCGTGTGGAGCGGAGGGTCATGTCGCTGTCGGAACGAGCCGCCGAACTGGACGCCCTCGATCCCCTCGCCGGTAAGCGCGCCGAGTTCGACCTCGACCCCGAGCTGTCCTATTTGGACGGGAACTCGCTCGGCGCGCCGCCGAGGGTGGTCGCCGAGCGGGTGGCCGACGTGGTCCGGCGGCAGTGGGGCGGCAGGCTCATCCGGTCGTGGGGCGAGGGCTGGTGGGAGGCGCCGGAGCGGATCGGCGACCGGATCGCGCCGCTGGTCGGCGCGGCGCCGGGCCAGCTCGTGGTCGGCGACTCGACCAGCGTGAACCTGTTCAAGGTGCTGGCCGCGGCGGTCCGGCTGCGGCCAGGCCGGGACGAGATTCTGGTGGACGGCAACACTTTCCCCACCGACGGGTACGTCGCCGAAGGGGTGGCCGGGCTGACCGGGCACACCGTGCGCCGGGTGCCGGCCGGGGAACTGGCCGGTGCGGTGACCGAGCGGACGGCCGTCGCGCTGGTGAACCACGTGGACTACGTGACGGGCGCGCTGCACGATCTGCCTTCGATCACCGCGGCGCTGCACCGCTCCGGCGCGCTGGCGGTCTGGGACCTGTGCCACAGCGTGGGCGCGGTGCCGTCGTACCTGGACGAGGCCGGGGTGGACCTGGCCGTCGGCTGCACCTACAAGTTCCTCAACGGTGGCCCCGGTTCGCCCGCTTTCGTCTACGTGGCAAGGAAATGGCAGGACGACTTCGCGCAGCCGCTGCCCGGCTGGGCCGGTCACCGCGAGCCGTTCGCGATGAGTGCGGACTACACCGGCGGCCAGGGGATCACCAAGGTGCGCACCGGCACCCCGGACATCCTGTCCATGCTGGCACTTGACGCCGCGCTGGACGTGTGGGAAACCGGCACGTTGGCGGAGGTCCGGCGAAAAGCGCTGGCGCTGGGTGATTTCTTTCTGTCCTGTTTGGACGAACTGGTGCCGGGTGTGCGGGTGCTGACGCCGCGCGACCACGCCCGCGGCAACCAGATCTCGGTGGCCTGGCCGGACGCGGAGCGGGCGACGGCGGCGTTGATCGACCGTGGAGTCATCGGGGATTTCCGCCCTCCCAACGTA includes:
- a CDS encoding diguanylate cyclase; the protein is MIRKPASGRWLWSGYLAGGLLTMAAYYVTVAAGAPAAVRVGLYCAVSISAAVAVLYGCLRNRPAAPLPWILLGASQLIYSTADTGFYVSHFVLGDTSFPAPADVLYLSHYPLVVAGLVALIRLRSPGRDLPGLLDAALLAVVAGMLSWLYLIAPQAQADSPALVKIVSVGYPMMDLAMFAVALRLILGTGPRPVPFFLLSTNLLAFLAADSIYVFQQLNGTYGAGNFLDAIWLSGNLALGAAALHPAMGKIAEQAEEAAPAPGPGRIAGLCAAALIAPAVLLIQYANGSYPDIPVAACACAVLFVLTIARLAGLVSEQRRLAITDALTGLRTRRHFEHQLAVEVTRAHRAHGGLAVLIADVDRFKSVNDRYGHPAGDKVLTEIAERLKEATRDSDLLARYGGEEFAVLIRDIGRDEPALIAERLRRQVAERPIVVSGDTWLDVTISLGTASYPLHGSTPAELVTAADRALYAAKAHGRDQVVPAKGQHGELPEPSLDLVALADEVDSWVSGHEHSRAVGRWAGQVARSLGLDPTAARRAELAGRLHDVGKALIPAGVWTKPGALSEPEWELVRRHPGHGAALVGSVPGLGEVAEVVRQHHERFDGTGYPDGIAGTGIRIEARIVAVCDSWAAMLADRVYQPAMAEEDAARELRTGRGSRYDPDVVTAFLALHARGHLGPLPNLNVP
- a CDS encoding kynureninase, whose amino-acid sequence is MSLSERAAELDALDPLAGKRAEFDLDPELSYLDGNSLGAPPRVVAERVADVVRRQWGGRLIRSWGEGWWEAPERIGDRIAPLVGAAPGQLVVGDSTSVNLFKVLAAAVRLRPGRDEILVDGNTFPTDGYVAEGVAGLTGHTVRRVPAGELAGAVTERTAVALVNHVDYVTGALHDLPSITAALHRSGALAVWDLCHSVGAVPSYLDEAGVDLAVGCTYKFLNGGPGSPAFVYVARKWQDDFAQPLPGWAGHREPFAMSADYTGGQGITKVRTGTPDILSMLALDAALDVWETGTLAEVRRKALALGDFFLSCLDELVPGVRVLTPRDHARGNQISVAWPDAERATAALIDRGVIGDFRPPNVMRFGLAAMYTRYSDVLRAAEGLRELTR